One window from the genome of Vigna unguiculata cultivar IT97K-499-35 unplaced genomic scaffold, ASM411807v1 contig_655, whole genome shotgun sequence encodes:
- the LOC114172653 gene encoding golgin subfamily A member 6-like protein 2: MHHTHESTFPFFGEDINALSYISWEREIDDLVHSFHPRHSKYYFLTLCISSFVGHAKEWWDYRQSRVERGRKSPIQNWSELRACMRRTFIPPFFDFDREIEKKKIEIARRKEEKLTILLREMRELEEKERIRIQRREQQEREKFEQELREEEEQLRKEKEEKDLEEREQITQESNLEIQSQVVELKIISNAKRDLIVKDLVLNLSLIPSLRFQFSNEALPSLNSIHFDIKSFVLFLSQPFCFQSHSLISPSSTSYVPTHFDSKIHFKNHLSQSVKHIFEVGLIPSFSIFKSPFSHISQSLILHGHYDFNIILFDGYCRYIFDPGGIHL; this comes from the coding sequence ATGCATCATACACATGAGAGTACATTCCCTTTCTTTGGTGAGGACATCAATGCATTATCATACATATCTTGGGAAAGGGAAATAGATGATTTGGTGCATTCATTCCATCCTAGACATAGTAAATACTATTTTCTTACTTTGTGCATTTCTAGTTTTGTAGGACATGCAAAAGAGTGGTGGGATTATAGGCAGTCTAGAGTGGAAAGAGGAAGAAAATCTCCCATTCAAAATTGGAGTGAGTTGAGAGCATGTATGAGAAGAACATTCATACCACCTTTCTTTGATTTTGATCgtgagatagagaaaaagaaaattgagatagcaagaaggaaggaggaaaaacTCACAATACTCTTAAGAGAGATGAGGGagttggaagaaaaagaaagaataagaattcaaagaagagagcaacaagaaagagagaaatttgagcaagaattgagagaagaagaggaacaacTAAGAAAAGAGAAGGAGGAAAAAGACTTAGAGGAAAGGGAGCAAATAACACAAGAGAGTAATCTTGAAATACAATcacaagtggtagagttaaagatCATTTCAAATGCAAAAAGGGACCTTATTGTTAAGGATTTGGTGTTAAATCTTTCACTAATTCCTTCCCTTAGGTTCCAATTTTCAAACGAAGCTCTTCCATCTTTGAACTCTATTCACTTTgacattaaatcttttgttttgtttctttctcaaCCATTTTGTTTTCAATCTCATTCCCTTATTTCACCCTCCTCAACATCTTATGTACCAACACACTTTGACTCcaaaattcatttcaaaaatcatcttagtcaaagtgtaaaacatatttttgaagtGGGCTTAATACcatctttttcaatctttaaGAGCCCATTTTCACATATTTCCCAATCACTTATACTGCATGgtcattatgattttaatataattttatttgatggcTATTGCAGATATAtttttgatcctggaggaattCATCTTTAA